The Streptococcus sp. 29896 genome includes a region encoding these proteins:
- a CDS encoding cation transporter yields the protein MDPKKIEARSLTISALVNGLSGLVGLAVYIMTDLNALLLDSVFSLIAFVSSVVAVYISKNSHRRTTTFPQGLHFLEPLYAIMKSLATLLLLVFAVLETAATAFAYFVHGIGHQMTTGPVIPYTSIMLFVCFGLYGYNRYMNQKIGNISTIIAAEAKGNLIDGLISAAIGIAFLFLAFIPVNSPLQFLHFTGDFFVTVALAVISFKEPLQLLISAFMELAHGTIQAPDLRDNIYEILTPYLEEEEDLDILIYKQGMQLKVKIHLHKVSPSSFAELRANKQNMLYQLRKDYEYISIEYAF from the coding sequence ATGGATCCAAAAAAAATTGAAGCGCGCTCTTTAACCATTTCTGCCCTGGTCAATGGGCTCAGTGGTTTGGTAGGTCTCGCAGTTTACATTATGACCGATTTAAACGCTCTTCTCTTGGACAGTGTCTTCTCCCTAATTGCTTTTGTGTCATCTGTTGTTGCCGTCTATATTTCAAAAAATAGCCACCGGAGAACAACAACATTTCCACAAGGCCTTCACTTTCTAGAGCCGCTCTATGCCATTATGAAGTCCTTGGCCACCCTACTCTTGCTTGTTTTTGCCGTTTTGGAAACAGCAGCGACAGCCTTTGCCTATTTTGTACATGGCATTGGGCACCAGATGACAACGGGGCCTGTTATCCCATACACCAGTATTATGCTTTTTGTTTGCTTCGGTCTATATGGCTACAATCGCTATATGAATCAAAAAATCGGCAATATCTCAACCATCATTGCAGCTGAGGCCAAAGGCAACTTGATTGACGGATTGATTTCAGCTGCCATTGGTATCGCTTTTCTATTTCTTGCCTTTATCCCAGTAAACAGTCCCTTGCAGTTCCTACATTTTACAGGAGATTTCTTTGTAACGGTTGCTCTTGCAGTTATTTCCTTCAAAGAACCGCTCCAGCTGTTGATATCAGCCTTTATGGAATTGGCACACGGTACCATTCAGGCACCTGATTTGAGAGACAATATCTACGAAATTCTCACACCTTATTTGGAAGAAGAGGAGGACTTGGATATTCTCATCTACAAACAAGGTATGCAGCTCAAGGTCAAAATTCACCTTCACAAGGTCAGTCCTAGTAGCTTTGCGGAACTTCGTGCCAACAAGCAAAATATGCTCTACCAGCTACGTAAAGACTATGAATACATTTCCATTGAATACGCCTTTTAA
- a CDS encoding arsenate reductase family protein: MILFYEYPKCSTCRAAKAELKSLGLEFEAIDIKATPPSADQLKSWMEATGLDLKKYFNTSGNSYRELGLKDKFDSLTVDQALDLLANDGMLIKRPLLIQDGKILQIGYRTKYETLGL; encoded by the coding sequence ATGATTTTATTCTATGAATATCCCAAGTGTTCGACCTGTCGAGCAGCAAAAGCAGAGCTGAAAAGTTTGGGCTTGGAATTTGAAGCTATTGATATCAAGGCAACTCCTCCAAGTGCTGACCAGCTCAAATCCTGGATGGAAGCAACAGGTTTAGACCTGAAAAAGTATTTCAATACTTCAGGAAATAGTTACCGTGAACTAGGTCTGAAAGATAAATTTGACAGCTTAACGGTGGATCAAGCATTAGACTTATTAGCTAATGATGGTATGTTGATTAAACGTCCTCTCTTGATTCAAGATGGAAAAATATTGCAGATTGGCTATCGTACAAAATATGAAACTCTCGGCTTATAA
- a CDS encoding methylated-DNA--[protein]-cysteine S-methyltransferase yields the protein MYLKTIYHSPLGPMSLVASDRGLRGAWFEDQKYFERGLAEEPVLGSHPILDQTSLLLDAYFSGQDVDFSSLTLEAIGTEFQEKVWTLLKAIPHGQTTSYGQLSQQLGVCSGQAVGGAVGRNPYSVIVPCHRVLNQNGQLTGYAGGLDKKIWLLQHENPYFEVKQ from the coding sequence ATGTACTTAAAAACGATCTATCACAGTCCACTTGGTCCTATGTCTCTTGTTGCTAGTGATAGGGGCTTGCGAGGTGCCTGGTTCGAGGACCAGAAGTATTTTGAACGAGGACTAGCTGAAGAACCAGTTCTAGGCTCACATCCTATTTTGGATCAGACCAGTCTCTTGCTGGATGCTTATTTTTCAGGTCAAGATGTGGATTTTTCTAGCCTGACGCTTGAAGCTATTGGAACGGAATTTCAGGAAAAAGTCTGGACCTTATTGAAAGCAATCCCTCATGGCCAGACGACTAGCTATGGACAACTTTCCCAGCAACTGGGAGTCTGTTCAGGGCAGGCAGTCGGTGGAGCAGTTGGGCGAAATCCCTATTCTGTCATCGTTCCCTGCCACCGTGTTCTCAATCAAAATGGGCAGTTGACAGGCTATGCGGGAGGACTGGATAAAAAAATCTGGCTCTTGCAACACGAAAATCCATACTTTGAGGTGAAACAATGA
- a CDS encoding 3-phosphoglycerate dehydrogenase family protein, with amino-acid sequence MVFSVRTFNNINQVGLKELGNRFQIDGDHAANPDAFIIRSENLHGFDFPENLKAIARAGAGTNNIPIEEATEKGIVVFNTPGANANAVKEAVLASILLSARDYIGATAWANTLSGDDVPKQVEAGKKQFAGTEISGKTLGVIGLGAIGARIANDARRLGMNVLGYDPYVSIETAWSISSHVKRVDDLKEIFTNADYITVHVPLTDKTRDLFNAASFGQMKKGTTLINFARGELVNNADLFEAIEAGVIKNYITDFGTEEVLNKDHIIVFPHVGGSTEEAELNCAIAAGQTIRRFMETGEIINSVNFPNVKQFLDAPYRITLINKNIPNMVAKITTAVSELGINIDNIINKSKGDYAYTLLDLDEADKTKIDQLVANFEATEAIVKVRVIKNKN; translated from the coding sequence ATGGTATTTAGTGTACGTACGTTTAACAATATTAATCAAGTTGGTTTGAAGGAATTGGGCAATCGTTTCCAGATTGACGGAGACCATGCGGCCAATCCAGATGCCTTTATCATCCGTTCTGAAAACTTGCATGGTTTTGATTTTCCTGAAAATTTGAAAGCCATTGCTCGTGCAGGTGCTGGGACCAACAATATTCCTATTGAGGAAGCGACTGAGAAGGGAATTGTTGTTTTCAATACTCCCGGAGCCAATGCCAATGCCGTAAAAGAAGCGGTGCTTGCCTCTATCCTTTTGTCTGCTCGTGACTATATCGGAGCGACAGCTTGGGCTAATACATTGTCAGGAGATGATGTACCTAAGCAGGTTGAAGCAGGTAAGAAGCAGTTTGCAGGGACAGAAATTTCTGGTAAAACTCTTGGTGTCATTGGACTTGGTGCTATTGGTGCCCGTATTGCCAACGACGCTCGCCGTCTGGGCATGAATGTGCTTGGTTATGATCCGTATGTGTCGATTGAAACAGCATGGAGTATCTCAAGTCACGTTAAACGGGTAGATGATTTGAAAGAAATCTTTACCAATGCTGACTATATCACGGTCCATGTTCCTTTGACAGACAAGACGCGCGACTTGTTTAATGCAGCTAGTTTTGGTCAAATGAAAAAAGGGACGACTTTGATTAACTTCGCTCGTGGTGAGCTGGTCAATAATGCCGACTTGTTTGAAGCCATCGAAGCAGGAGTTATCAAGAATTACATCACTGACTTTGGAACAGAAGAAGTGCTTAATAAGGACCACATTATCGTCTTCCCACACGTTGGTGGTTCAACAGAAGAAGCAGAGCTCAACTGTGCTATTGCAGCTGGTCAGACCATTCGGCGTTTTATGGAGACTGGTGAAATCATCAACTCAGTCAATTTCCCAAATGTCAAACAGTTCTTGGATGCTCCCTATCGAATTACCCTTATCAACAAAAACATTCCAAACATGGTGGCAAAAATCACCACAGCCGTGTCTGAATTAGGCATCAACATTGACAACATTATCAACAAGTCAAAGGGTGACTATGCCTATACCTTGTTGGATTTGGATGAAGCAGACAAGACAAAAATCGACCAGTTGGTTGCCAACTTTGAAGCAACGGAAGCCATTGTCAAGGTCCGCGTCATTAAAAATAAAAACTAA
- the serC gene encoding 3-phosphoserine/phosphohydroxythreonine transaminase produces the protein MTIYNFSAGPAVLPKPVLERAQAEFLNYNGSGMSVLEMSHRSKDFDDIIKGAEATLRELMAIPDNYKVMFLQGGASLEFTMIPLNFAQGKKAYYLAGGSWGKKAYTEAVKLSKTIDFEPILLGSTEDITYAELPTFDKNDIDPSAAYVHLTTNNTIEGTAVYDIPDTNGVPVIGDMSSNILAARYNVEDFAMIYAGAQKNIGPAGVTVVIIREDFLNDQPMLSSMLDYRIQAENESLYNTPPAYSIYISKLVFEWVKEIGGVDEMEKINREKAGLLYDYIDASAFYSNPVRKKEERSVANIPFVSPSEELDAKFVKEATAAGFKNIKGHRSVGGMRASLYNAFPRQGVVDLIDFMKKFEAENA, from the coding sequence ATGACAATCTACAACTTCTCTGCAGGTCCTGCAGTATTACCAAAACCAGTACTTGAACGCGCTCAAGCTGAATTCTTGAACTACAATGGTTCGGGAATGAGTGTTTTGGAGATGTCCCATCGCTCCAAAGACTTCGACGACATTATTAAAGGTGCTGAGGCAACCCTACGTGAACTCATGGCTATTCCTGATAACTACAAGGTGATGTTTTTGCAAGGCGGAGCATCATTGGAATTCACCATGATTCCGCTCAACTTTGCTCAAGGAAAGAAAGCCTACTATCTAGCAGGTGGTTCTTGGGGTAAAAAAGCCTATACAGAGGCAGTGAAACTATCTAAGACCATTGATTTTGAACCAATTTTGCTAGGTTCAACAGAAGACATCACCTATGCAGAATTGCCGACCTTTGATAAAAATGACATTGATCCAAGTGCAGCCTATGTTCACTTGACAACTAACAATACCATTGAAGGAACGGCTGTCTATGACATTCCAGATACTAATGGTGTTCCAGTTATTGGTGATATGTCTTCAAACATCTTGGCAGCTCGTTACAATGTAGAAGATTTTGCCATGATTTATGCCGGTGCACAGAAGAATATTGGTCCAGCGGGTGTGACAGTTGTCATTATCCGTGAGGATTTCCTCAACGACCAACCAATGCTTTCAAGCATGTTGGATTACCGCATTCAAGCAGAAAATGAATCGCTCTATAATACGCCGCCAGCTTACTCTATCTACATTTCCAAACTTGTCTTTGAGTGGGTCAAGGAAATCGGTGGTGTGGACGAAATGGAGAAAATCAACCGTGAAAAAGCAGGTCTGCTCTACGACTATATTGACGCGTCAGCTTTTTACAGCAACCCTGTCCGTAAAAAAGAAGAGCGTTCAGTAGCCAACATTCCATTCGTGTCACCAAGCGAGGAATTGGATGCTAAATTTGTCAAAGAAGCAACAGCAGCAGGCTTTAAGAACATCAAGGGCCACCGTTCTGTTGGTGGAATGCGGGCATCACTTTACAATGCCTTCCCACGCCAAGGTGTGGTTGATTTGATTGACTTTATGAAGAAATTTGAAGCGGAGAATGCTTAA
- the rsmI gene encoding 16S rRNA (cytidine(1402)-2'-O)-methyltransferase, which produces MNLQKSFKGNQTVGSLYLVPTPIGNLQDMTFRAIQTLKDVDVIAAEDTRNTGLLLKHFEIDTKQTSFHEHNAHEKIPVLIDWLKSGKSIAQVSDAGLPSISDPGHDLVKAAIAENIPVVALPGASAGITALIASGLAPQPHIFYGFLPRKAGQQKDFFQEKRAYPETQIFYESPYRVVDTLENMLSVYGDRQVTVVRELTKLYEEYQRGTISEVLDYLKDNPLKGECLIIVAGAGEEEMPSAEDVDLKAEVEKEIASGRKPNQAIKEVAKRYQLKKQEVYDVYHGLG; this is translated from the coding sequence ATGAACCTACAAAAATCATTTAAAGGGAATCAGACAGTTGGTAGTCTCTACTTAGTGCCTACCCCAATTGGGAATCTACAAGATATGACCTTCAGAGCTATTCAAACCTTGAAGGATGTTGATGTGATCGCGGCGGAGGACACCCGTAACACAGGACTTTTGCTCAAACATTTTGAGATTGACACAAAGCAAACCTCTTTTCATGAACACAATGCCCATGAAAAGATTCCTGTCTTGATTGATTGGCTCAAGTCGGGCAAGTCTATTGCCCAGGTGTCTGATGCAGGCTTGCCTTCTATCTCGGATCCTGGTCATGACTTAGTAAAGGCAGCTATTGCAGAAAATATTCCTGTTGTGGCATTGCCTGGGGCGTCCGCAGGAATTACAGCCCTGATTGCCTCCGGCTTGGCTCCGCAACCGCATATTTTCTACGGCTTTTTGCCTAGAAAAGCAGGGCAGCAAAAGGACTTTTTCCAAGAGAAACGTGCTTATCCGGAGACTCAGATCTTCTATGAGTCTCCTTATCGTGTGGTAGATACCTTGGAAAACATGCTTTCTGTTTATGGAGACCGCCAGGTGACAGTCGTGCGCGAATTGACCAAACTCTATGAAGAATACCAGCGAGGCACTATTTCAGAAGTTTTAGACTATTTGAAGGACAACCCTCTAAAAGGAGAATGTCTTATTATTGTCGCTGGTGCTGGTGAAGAAGAGATGCCATCTGCAGAAGATGTGGATTTAAAAGCTGAGGTTGAAAAGGAAATCGCAAGTGGCCGCAAACCCAACCAGGCTATTAAAGAAGTTGCCAAACGCTACCAACTCAAAAAACAAGAAGTATATGATGTGTACCATGGACTAGGCTAA
- the yabA gene encoding DNA replication initiation control protein YabA yields the protein MDKRELFDALEDFSQQLLTTLAEVEAIQNHLRGVIEENTALRLENSKLRERLAKDTTASAKNSSSGKENLRHVYEDGFHICNYDYGKRRDNDETCMFCDELLNRE from the coding sequence ATGGATAAAAGAGAACTTTTTGATGCTCTAGAGGATTTTTCGCAACAACTTTTGACGACACTTGCAGAGGTTGAGGCCATTCAAAACCACTTACGAGGAGTGATTGAAGAAAACACGGCTCTTCGTTTGGAAAATTCTAAACTGCGGGAGCGACTAGCAAAAGACACAACTGCTTCTGCAAAAAATTCTAGTTCTGGTAAGGAAAATCTGCGTCATGTCTATGAAGATGGATTCCATATCTGTAACTATGATTATGGTAAACGTCGTGATAATGACGAAACCTGTATGTTTTGTGATGAACTATTGAATCGAGAATAA
- a CDS encoding DNA polymerase III subunit delta', with the protein MKQEQVRELQPKVFSYFQTVMIQGRLAHAYLFSGDFASYEMAIFLSQSLFCQEKEDALACGQCRTCRLIEEGQFSDVTTLAPQGNLIKTEMVRDLVKDFSRSGFESNQQVFIIREAEKMHANAANSLLKVMEEPQSKIHLFLLTNQEEAVLPTIKSRAQIVTFPKNQPLIERKLEEAGLLRNQAVLTAQLVSQLDQALDLAKSKSYLDLLAICRKFVDSLLHSQDRAYLLVPQLVNLAVEKAEQARLFELLICLLADQMAEKKARQLLTACLSAKKMWQANVSLQNSLEYLVLQNQN; encoded by the coding sequence ATGAAACAAGAACAAGTAAGGGAATTGCAACCCAAGGTATTTTCCTATTTTCAAACTGTGATGATACAAGGTCGCTTGGCTCATGCTTATTTGTTTTCAGGTGACTTTGCCAGCTATGAGATGGCTATCTTTCTCAGCCAGTCACTCTTTTGTCAGGAAAAAGAAGATGCCCTTGCCTGTGGTCAATGTCGGACTTGTCGCCTGATTGAAGAGGGACAGTTTTCAGACGTGACTACATTGGCGCCTCAAGGTAATCTGATAAAAACGGAAATGGTTCGTGACTTGGTAAAGGATTTTTCACGCTCTGGTTTTGAATCCAATCAGCAGGTTTTTATCATCCGCGAAGCAGAAAAGATGCATGCCAATGCTGCTAATTCGCTTCTCAAGGTCATGGAAGAGCCTCAGAGTAAAATACACCTCTTTCTGCTTACCAATCAGGAAGAAGCGGTACTGCCGACCATTAAAAGTCGGGCGCAAATTGTGACTTTTCCTAAAAATCAACCACTCATCGAACGAAAACTAGAAGAAGCAGGACTTTTGCGCAACCAAGCAGTCTTAACTGCCCAGCTCGTTTCCCAACTCGATCAAGCTTTGGACTTGGCTAAGAGTAAGTCTTATTTGGACCTGCTTGCGATTTGTCGTAAGTTTGTGGACAGTTTGTTGCATTCCCAAGACAGGGCCTATCTTTTGGTGCCTCAGTTGGTTAACTTGGCGGTGGAAAAAGCAGAGCAGGCTCGTTTGTTTGAACTACTGATCTGTTTGTTGGCTGACCAGATGGCAGAGAAAAAGGCAAGGCAATTACTGACAGCTTGCTTGTCTGCTAAGAAGATGTGGCAGGCCAATGTCAGTTTGCAGAATTCTCTGGAATACCTAGTCTTACAAAACCAGAATTAG
- the tmk gene encoding dTMP kinase: MSKGFLISIEGPDGAGKTTVLQQMLPALEALGREIVTTREPGGVSIAEAIRSIILNPENTEMDDKTELLLFVAARRQHLMEKILPPLERGALVIIDRFIDSSIAYQGFGRGLDVDDINWLNAYATDGLKPDLTLYFDIDVEEGLARIACNASRDVDRLDMEKIDMHQRVRQGYLSILEKESDRVVRIDASQDLATVTAQALAMIEEKLKV; the protein is encoded by the coding sequence ATGAGCAAGGGATTTTTAATATCAATTGAAGGGCCAGATGGGGCTGGAAAAACCACTGTTCTCCAACAGATGCTTCCAGCTTTAGAAGCCTTGGGAAGGGAGATTGTGACAACACGAGAGCCTGGCGGAGTCTCCATTGCAGAAGCGATTCGATCCATTATTTTGAATCCAGAGAACACGGAGATGGATGATAAGACAGAACTGCTCTTATTTGTTGCTGCGCGTCGTCAGCACCTGATGGAAAAAATTCTGCCACCATTGGAAAGAGGAGCCCTAGTCATCATTGATCGCTTTATTGACTCCTCAATTGCCTACCAAGGGTTTGGTCGTGGTTTAGATGTGGATGATATCAACTGGCTCAACGCTTATGCGACGGATGGATTGAAACCTGATTTGACGCTCTATTTTGATATTGACGTGGAAGAGGGGTTGGCTCGGATCGCTTGTAATGCCAGTCGAGATGTGGACCGTTTGGACATGGAGAAAATCGATATGCACCAACGGGTTCGCCAAGGTTACTTGTCTATTTTGGAAAAAGAGAGTGACCGAGTGGTGAGAATTGATGCGAGTCAAGACTTGGCAACTGTAACAGCGCAAGCCTTGGCTATGATTGAAGAAAAACTCAAGGTCTAG
- a CDS encoding YitT family protein, which yields MKLAYPIQLKKICLILLGAGLFAFGLNYLVMPNHLYEGGVTGINLIIYYLFGIQPWVMNIVINIPLFILGWRILGHRTLIYSLIGTFAVTLWLILFEKLPLQVNLEGDLLIVSMLSGIFVGVGLGIIFKAGGTTGGADILARIGHRYSQFSIGKIILAIDLLVLTLTVLVSQNLRTVLYTLLMVTIASRVIDFISDGGYGSKGVMIISEKSEELATAIDAEIERGITFIKAQGFYSRRDIHMVYSVIYKSQLQEMKDLIHRIDPHAFITILDAHEVLGEGFTLDSNKNPIPKD from the coding sequence TTGAAGTTAGCATATCCAATTCAATTGAAAAAAATCTGTCTGATTCTCTTGGGTGCAGGTTTATTTGCCTTCGGACTGAACTACCTGGTCATGCCCAACCACCTCTATGAAGGAGGGGTGACAGGGATTAACTTGATTATCTACTACCTGTTCGGTATCCAACCCTGGGTGATGAACATAGTCATCAATATCCCTCTTTTCATCCTAGGCTGGCGGATTTTAGGCCACAGAACCCTTATCTATTCACTCATCGGTACCTTTGCAGTGACCCTTTGGTTGATCCTCTTTGAAAAGCTCCCACTACAAGTCAACTTAGAAGGTGATTTGCTTATCGTCAGCATGTTGAGCGGTATCTTTGTCGGTGTTGGCCTTGGCATCATCTTTAAGGCTGGCGGTACAACTGGTGGAGCGGACATTCTAGCCCGTATCGGCCACCGTTATAGCCAATTTTCAATTGGAAAGATTATCCTTGCCATCGACCTCTTGGTCTTAACATTGACGGTCTTGGTGTCCCAAAACCTAAGGACCGTACTCTATACCCTCCTCATGGTGACAATTGCGTCGCGAGTGATTGACTTTATCAGCGATGGTGGTTACGGAAGCAAGGGTGTGATGATCATCAGCGAAAAATCAGAAGAATTAGCAACAGCTATAGATGCGGAAATTGAACGTGGAATCACCTTTATCAAGGCGCAGGGTTTTTACAGTCGTCGTGATATCCATATGGTCTATTCAGTCATCTATAAAAGCCAACTCCAAGAGATGAAAGACTTGATTCATCGCATCGACCCCCATGCCTTTATTACCATCCTTGATGCACACGAAGTCTTAGGAGAAGGCTTCACCCTCGATAGCAATAAAAATCCTATTCCTAAAGATTAA
- a CDS encoding toxic anion resistance protein yields MTGFNFDIDQIAATSLGQRDKTTEIIQATPVGETKTVSFLTQLTPEQQAGIVAKAPQLVDNFLANQNALLDFGKEAVEEVNATVNHILSEQKKIEIPQVDELLANTNRELNGFVAKYKDVSTTAELEKKPGFFQRLFKQTKNDLQEFYFDSQSIEKRMDSMAASVVKQEEVLARNIVSAELLIENNTKSIENLVGVIAFVEATGKEAAERAQALQTSLASLAPTSVDYQVTSEKLARVTEVANILEQQHSEYMSRLYVAWTTTPQMRNLVKVSSDMKQRLGMLRRNTIPTMKLSIAQLGILQQSIKSSQTADAIVNANNAALQMLADTSKEAIPMMERTAQNPTLSITSVTKLAESLVAQNNGIIAAIDEGRQKRRELESAIIRSAETINDSVKLRDEKIIAALLDQGRQAQTEAEQELESE; encoded by the coding sequence ATGACAGGATTTAATTTTGATATCGACCAGATTGCAGCAACAAGTTTGGGACAACGGGATAAAACAACTGAGATTATTCAAGCGACACCAGTTGGTGAGACTAAGACCGTTTCTTTCTTGACACAGCTGACACCTGAACAACAAGCTGGCATTGTGGCAAAGGCGCCGCAGTTGGTAGACAATTTCTTGGCCAACCAAAATGCTTTGTTGGATTTCGGAAAGGAAGCCGTGGAAGAGGTTAATGCGACAGTAAACCATATCTTGTCTGAGCAGAAAAAAATCGAAATTCCTCAGGTGGATGAGCTGCTTGCCAATACCAACCGTGAGTTGAATGGATTTGTAGCCAAATACAAGGATGTTTCAACGACTGCCGAATTGGAGAAGAAACCTGGTTTCTTCCAACGGTTATTTAAGCAGACAAAGAACGATTTACAAGAGTTTTACTTTGATTCACAATCGATTGAAAAGCGTATGGACAGCATGGCAGCTAGTGTTGTTAAACAAGAAGAAGTCTTGGCACGCAATATTGTGTCGGCAGAGCTGCTAATCGAGAACAACACCAAGTCTATCGAAAACTTGGTAGGAGTAATTGCCTTTGTTGAGGCGACTGGTAAGGAAGCAGCAGAGCGTGCACAAGCTCTTCAGACCAGTCTGGCGAGTCTTGCCCCAACTTCTGTGGACTACCAAGTTACATCGGAAAAGTTGGCACGTGTGACAGAAGTTGCCAATATCTTGGAACAACAGCATTCAGAATACATGAGTCGCTTGTATGTAGCCTGGACCACCACCCCACAAATGCGAAATTTGGTCAAAGTTTCTTCTGACATGAAACAGCGCTTGGGTATGCTCCGTCGCAACACCATTCCAACCATGAAACTGTCAATCGCTCAGCTGGGAATTTTGCAGCAGTCTATCAAATCCAGTCAGACAGCTGATGCTATTGTCAATGCTAACAATGCTGCTTTGCAGATGCTAGCGGACACCTCAAAAGAAGCTATTCCAATGATGGAAAGAACTGCACAAAATCCAACCCTGTCCATCACTTCTGTGACCAAATTAGCTGAAAGCTTGGTGGCACAAAACAACGGGATTATCGCTGCGATTGACGAAGGCAGACAAAAACGTCGTGAATTGGAGTCTGCGATTATTCGCTCTGCTGAAACCATCAATGATTCTGTGAAATTACGGGATGAGAAAATCATTGCTGCTTTACTGGATCAAGGACGTCAGGCACAGACAGAAGCAGAACAAGAATTAGAATCCGAATAA
- a CDS encoding CBS domain-containing protein encodes MSVKDFMTRKVVYISPDTTIAQAADIMREQDLHRLPVIENDKLVGLVTEGTIAEASPSKATSLSIYEMNYLLNKTKVKDVMIKNVITVSGYASLEDAVYLMYKNKVGILPVVDNGQLYGVITDRDIFAAFLHVSGYGEEGVRARFLVDNKAGELEKIIRLVADKDYNIVSTVQLATKSGKVVIEVQIDGKVDVEEVRSLFEGAGIRVDSLTPTVAKNI; translated from the coding sequence ATGTCAGTTAAAGATTTTATGACCCGCAAGGTTGTCTATATTTCACCAGATACGACCATTGCCCAAGCGGCGGATATCATGCGTGAACAGGATTTGCACCGTCTGCCTGTTATTGAAAACGATAAGTTGGTTGGTTTGGTGACAGAGGGAACGATTGCAGAAGCAAGCCCATCGAAGGCAACGAGCTTGTCCATTTACGAGATGAACTACCTTCTAAACAAGACCAAGGTCAAGGATGTCATGATTAAAAATGTCATTACTGTATCTGGCTATGCCAGTCTTGAAGATGCTGTCTATCTCATGTACAAAAATAAGGTCGGTATTCTTCCGGTAGTAGATAATGGCCAGCTTTATGGTGTTATTACGGATCGTGATATTTTTGCGGCCTTCCTTCATGTTTCCGGTTATGGTGAAGAAGGTGTTCGGGCACGTTTCCTTGTAGATAATAAGGCAGGTGAGTTGGAAAAAATTATCCGCTTGGTGGCAGACAAAGACTACAATATCGTTTCAACGGTTCAATTGGCAACAAAATCTGGTAAGGTTGTGATTGAAGTACAGATCGATGGCAAGGTCGATGTGGAAGAAGTCCGCAGTTTATTTGAAGGGGCAGGTATCCGGGTGGATAGCTTGACGCCGACAGTCGCAAAAAATATTTAA
- a CDS encoding glyoxalase, whose amino-acid sequence MFTKEFGLMFYVDDVAAEKAFWTAAGFTIFNEAEMMGYESFDMKPHAEATTTITVYANEFIRQVSPEVIDMKPSVLFETDDIHGLQARIAGLTDTCSSVNAEPFPNFNFASPSGHYFAVKG is encoded by the coding sequence ATGTTTACAAAAGAATTTGGCTTGATGTTTTATGTGGATGACGTAGCTGCTGAGAAGGCTTTTTGGACAGCTGCTGGTTTTACTATTTTCAATGAAGCTGAGATGATGGGCTACGAAAGCTTTGACATGAAGCCACATGCAGAAGCGACAACGACCATTACTGTTTACGCAAATGAGTTTATCCGCCAAGTATCACCAGAAGTGATTGATATGAAGCCAAGCGTCTTGTTTGAAACGGATGATATTCATGGTCTTCAAGCACGCATCGCTGGTTTGACGGATACCTGCAGTTCGGTCAATGCGGAACCTTTCCCTAACTTTAACTTTGCTAGCCCAAGTGGTCATTACTTTGCAGTTAAAGGGTAA